GGTATGCACACACACCAGTCCCTGTGGAAAGACGGGAAGAACCTCTTCTTTGATCCTAAGGGATACGGCATGATCAGCCAGACAGCGAAATATTACATCGGGGGTCTCCTGAAGCATGCCAACGCACTCATGGCCTTCTGTGCTCCTTCAACCAATTCATACAAGCGACTCGTGCCGGGATACGAGGCACCGGTCAATCTTGTGTACTCGCTCCGGAACCGTTCCGCTGCCGTCCGGATCCCGATGTACTCGGAGAATCCCAAATCAAAACGGATCGAGTTCCGCCCGCCCGATCCTATGTGCAACCCGTACCTCTCGTTCTCGGCCCTGCTTATGGCTGGCATTGATGGTATCAAAAAGAAGATCGATCCCGGCCAGCCGTTCGAAGGCAACACCTACGAGCTCGAAGGAACGGCGGCAAAGAAGCTCCCGACCGTTCCCGGCTCGCTCGAGCAGGCGATTGATGCACTCGAGGCAGACCACAGGTTCCTGCTCGAAGGCGGGGTCTTTACGCAGGACGTTATCGATGTCTGGATCGAATACAAACGTGCGGAGATGGACGGTGTCAGGCTCAGGCCCCACCCGTGGGAGTTCCACCTGTATTTCGATATGTAACAATATCCCTTCTTTTTTCCGAACAATCTTTGCAGCTTCTCCGGGTTTCTGGTGCGACACCTGTAGCAGGATTTGCCAGGCAGGGCTTTTGATTATTATCGATCAGTTCCAGGGCAAAACAGATATCGGCCACGAGATCCTCAGGAAGCCGGATCTCACGGTCATTGAGAAAAAAAATTCAGAAGTGTAAAACCGCATAGCCCCGATCGCTTCGCCATTGCAGACCAGTGGGATTGATGCCGAGGAGCGGTACCCGCGGAGGGCTGCTTCACCCTGGTAAATCTCCATCCGGGAATCGGAGGGGATATCATTACTGGTCATGGGCCGGCACTCGCGGATAGCTGTCCCGGTCCGGCCCATTCCTTTCGGGATATGATCGATACTGATCGGGACCGTGCTCAGGTAGCCTTCCTCGTACCCGCATGCAGCGACCGGCCGGACTTCATGCGTTTTCGGGTCGACAATCCCGATCCAGGCCATCAGGAACTGCCCCTCGTCCACCGCGATCCGGCATACCTCTTCCAGGAGCTGTTTCCGGTCCCGGATGCGGATCACGGCACGGTTGGTCCGGGAAAGGACTGCATAGAGGCAGTTTAAGTGGAGGATTGTGTCGTTTGTTCGCTTCCGCTCCACCGCCCGCATGATCACGTGCGATAATTCGGCGAACTGTGACTTCGGTTCCCCGCCTTTCTGGAGGTAATAGTCCGCCCCGCAGTTCAGCGCCTCGATGACAATCTCCTCCCTCCTGCGGCTGGTGAATATGATGAACGGGAAGTGAAGCCATGCGGCGCGTACCTCTTTCAAGAACATGATCCCATCCATTCCTGCCATCTGGTAATCAGACAGCACCACATCGTACTGGCGAATCTTCATGATCTCCAGCGCTACCGGGGCGGATTCCTGGATATCGATATGGGATTTTCCCGTCCGTTCAAGATACAGTTTCCCGACATCAAGAAGGAAGGGATCGTCATCAACGTAGAGTACCGGGATCATGGGCTGCCTGCTGAAAAATATTGATCGATGAACGGGTGCTTTCCCTCATGCAGGATCGCATCTGCATCACCGCAGAGCACGATCCTTCCCTTTTCCATCAGGCAGATCCGGTCACCGAGAGCGATTGCATCCCGGAGATCGTGGGTAACAAGAATGACCGGGATCTTTGCACCTGCCAGTAATGTTTTGAGTTCCTGCCGCATCTGCACCTGCGTCCGGATATCAAGTGCACTGAACGGTTCATCGAGCAGGAGGCACTTTGGCTCCACCGCGAGCGCCCTGAGCAGGGCAACCCGCTGACGCTGGCCTCCAGACAGGCTTCCTACCATTTCATCGCAGACTCCCAGCAGGTCAAGCGATCCGGCAAGTTCCCGTATCCGGGCTTCGATTTCCTCCCGGGGGAGGTGACGGATGCGCAGGCCGTACGCGATGTTTTCGGCCACCGTCATATGCGGGAAGAGGGCATAGTCCTGGAAGACAAAACCCGTGCCACGGGATTCGGCAGGTATGCAGGTCCGGGTAGCCGTGTCGACAAAGGTTTCACCGCCAATCCGGATATGCCCGGTATCCGGCGTCATGAGCCCACCAACGAGGTTGAGGATCGACGATTTCCCGGCGCCGTTCTCTCCGAGTAGAACGAGAGTTCCCCCCTCAGGCATCTGTATGTCCACATCCAGTACGAAATCCCGGAGACCTTTTTTTACCGAGATATCGATCATGAGCCGGCCTCTTCTTTTTCGGTGAGGATTTTTACCGCAATGATCACGGCAAACGAGATAATCACGAGCATCACTGCGAGCACGAGCGAAACCTCCATGCTGCCCTGCATTGCGCCGTAGATGGCAAGTGGCATTGTCTGGGTTTTGCCCTGCAGGTTCCCGGCAAACATGATAGTGGCCCCGAACTCACCCAGCGCCCGGGCAAAGGTCATGACTGCCCCGGAAAGGATGCCCGTCATGGCAAGCGGGACGGTAATCGAGAAAAATGTCGTAAGCGGTGAGGCGCCGAGAGTCCGGGCCGCATGCTCGTACACCCGGTTGACCCCGGCAAAACTAGTCCGGGCCTGCCGGATATAGAACGGCGAGGCAACAAAGACCTGCGCCATGATCACGGCAATGGTCGTAAACGCGATATCGATTCCCGCCAGGTTCAGGTACTGTCCGATAAACCCCCGGCGCCCGAATGCCATGAGCAGCGCAAGGCCGGCAACTGCTGGCGGGAGCACGACCGGGAGGTCGGTGATCGTATCGATGATCTTCTTTCCAGGGTACTGGCAGCGGGCATTGATGTATGCGACCGGTGTCCCAAAACAGATCACGATACCGGTGCTGATGCTCGCAGTGATGAAACTTAAAAAAAGGGCATCCATTACCACCGGATCCTGCAATGAGGCGAGCAGGAATTCCGGCGGGACACGGAGCAGGAGAGCAGCCAGCGGGATACAGATAAACGAGACCGCGAGCACAACAAAAACCGTAATAAGGATACGGAGCGGCAGGTTTCCCCTCCTGCAGATCCGTTCCAAGGTGATTGTCATGCCCGTTTAGTCCCCGTACGGGTTATTCCTCTTTTGTCCGTTCCGGTTCAGCGGACTACCGGTGTAAACCCGTATCGCGTTAAGATCGCATTTCCTTTCGGTGATTCGATAAACTGTACGAACGCTGATGCCCGGTCCTGTACTGCGGATCCCTGCACAATCCCGAGCGGGTACTCGGCAATCACGTTGTACTTGTCGGGTATCGGGAGCGTGGTTATCAGTGCCCGGTCCCCTTCGCTCACATCGGACGCGTACGCAATCCCCGCATCCGCCTCGCCGACACGGATATGGGCAACGAGCGCTGTGACCGCGGGATCTTCCGATACCACATTGTTCATGACGGCATCGCGGTATCCCGGCCCGTAGGCTGAGTCATTGGCCATTTTTCCGAGCGTCTGCCGGGTATAATCTCCGAACGGGACTTCCTTTGTCCCCATCACGAGCCGGATACCGGGATGGGCGAGATCAGAAAGGCCGGTGATATTAGCCCGGTTTTCCTTTGGAACAATGAGTGCCAGCTTGTTTTTTGCAAAGATCTTAACGGAATCGTTGACGATCAGTCCTTCCCCCTGCAGGGCCGTCATGTGTTTCGTATTTGCTGACAGGAACAGATCCGCGTGCGCACCCTGTTCGATCTGGGTGCGGAGTGCCTGCGATCCGTCGAAGTTCAGGACAATTTTTCTGTCCGGGTGCACTGCCTCGTAGGCTTTGGCGATATCCGTCATGACTCCCGTTAGGGATGCTGCGGCAAATACCGTCAGTTCATTTTTCTCAGGTGCGGGAGCTGTCCCTGATGAGGTACAGCCTGTCGCAAGAAGAAGAGCAAGGATCGTGATCCCTGCTGCCAGTGAGATGAGAGTTGTGTCTTTTGTCATGATAATGCCTCGATTGTTCAGTTCAGGGTTGAAAATTCATGTCTGCCGTTTCAGCACCCGCATGGTCCCGCTGAGATTTTTGTCAGCCGGACCCGGACCTCACCTGGCCCCAGGTTTTCTGAATGCAGGGAAAATCCCCGGTACTCGGCATCCATTACGATCCATGGCGGCACGTGGTCGCAGACAATCTCCAGTTCGGAGAATGAACCCTGCTGAACAAACGGCCGGAGCACCTGCTTGCTGCTCACCTCGGGGCGCTTCCCCTGAATATCGCGGATTGAGATATAATATTTCCCGGGTGCGATTTCGAGCGGGGCTGGGATATCTGCGCCAGCCGGCAGCGGAGCTTTTTCCACGAGCTCATCCTTTGCTTCCTGCCAGACAACATCGAGGAATTCTGGAGGATTCCCGGTGATCTCATAGATCTGGCATCCCGCCTTCTCCAGCCCGAAGAAGAGGGCCCCGCTTGCCGACTGTGCGACAAGAATCCGACAGTTCCCGAGGAATGCCATGAGTTCCCCCGTCTTTGTGCGCAGGCCGGCAAGCCCGCCATCTGTGTCGAGCGCGAACGGGAAACTCCGCTCTATCAGCCACCTTCCCCGCACCCTGCGGTACACGGCAATCGTGCCCGGTTCGCTGAGCGGGATGGTCCGTCCGTCACTGCCCATGATCACGGCAATCTCTGAAACGCACATGATCTCCTCCCGGGTTACAGGGCAAGACGCCCCAGGGGAACCCCCCCTTCGATATGCGAGTCGAGGATATCCGGTACGTCCCCGGGGGTCACCGGACCGTACCAGACATTGCCGGGATACACGACCACGACCGGCCCTTTCTCGCAGATACCAAAGCAGCCGGTGTTGGAGAGGAAGACCTCCCCGCCGATGCCGCGTTCTTCGATCTCTTCCTGGAATTTAGCCATCACCTCAAGACCCGCCCTGGTGTGGCAGAACCCTTTCTGCTGCCCGCTCGGCCGGGAGCTGGTGCAGACAAAGATGTGGTGTGTGGGTTTTTGCATTTCAGATACCTTCCATGAGTTCTGTCCTGTGGGTTTCTTCGTACCGGCTCCTCCGGTACGAGCCGTGTTTCTCTTCCAGCAGCGTGTTCGTGACCCGGTCGAGGAGCGCAATCGTTCCCGCGTACCCGATGGAAAGGATCCGCTGGCCCCCGACCCGGTCATGGACGGGAAAGCCGGTCCGGACAACCGGGATGCCATGCCTCTCGGTGAAGAATTTCCCGCCGGAATGGCCGATCGCGATATTGGCACCGGCCCGGAGCGCTGCCGCCTCGATCGCGGCAAAATCCGTCTCTTCCAGGACGGCGGGCTGTTCGTCCAGGCCCATAAGGAGCGGCTCGAGGCAGGAAGTAAGCCGGCTCGTCCGGGTCCCGGTTGCGATGACGACCGGGGCGAGGCCGTTCTCGGTGCAGGTCCGGGCCAGGGCATATACCAGTTCCGGTTCGCCGTAGATGACCGCCCGGCCCTCCGCGTTATACTTGTGGGCGTCAGCCATTGCATCGAGGAGCCAGCCGCGTTCGTTCACGAGGGCCACCGGCCGGGGGTGCCCGCTGACTTTTTCGAGCAGGGCAATGAGCTGGTCGGTTGCCCCGACCCCCACTGGGAGCGGCAGGGTGGCGAGCGGGACGCCGTACTCCTGTTCGAGCCAGAGGCCGGGCGAGAGATTGTCCGGGCAGGTTGCCCCGAACTGGATCGTGAGCGGGGCGCCGGGCATGGGAGTAATCTCCTGCGTCCGTGTCCCTCCCGACGGGATCTTCTGGTACCTCCCGGCGAACGGGCGGTCAAGGGTCAGGGAGTAATCGGGGATGAACGTGCAGTCAAGTCCCATGATGGCGAAGATCCTTTTAATCTCCCGGATATCCGCGGGACTGATATGCGGGAGGATAACGTTGATGCGCCGGTGCGGTTCCGTGGGCCGGGCAAAATGGGTAATGATTGCCTTAGTCGCGGCCCAGTACCCTTCCGTGTGGCTCCCGCTGTAACTCGGCGTGGGTACCGGGATGATGTCGGGGCAGCCAGTTTCCTGCACGGTCTGGTAATCGCGGATGATCCGGTCCAGGTCCTCGCCCATGGTCTCGGCAAGGCAGGTGGTCAGGACACCAATCACTGACGGTGCATAGACTCTCCTCACATTGTCGAGCGCTTTTTTCAGGTTTGCTTCCCCGCCGTGGATGGTCTGCTTCTCGTTGAGCGAGGAGGAGGCGATATCCACCGGCTCATTGAAGTGGTTGACGCAG
Above is a window of uncultured Methanoregula sp. DNA encoding:
- a CDS encoding (2Fe-2S) ferredoxin domain-containing protein translates to MQKPTHHIFVCTSSRPSGQQKGFCHTRAGLEVMAKFQEEIEERGIGGEVFLSNTGCFGICEKGPVVVVYPGNVWYGPVTPGDVPDILDSHIEGGVPLGRLAL
- a CDS encoding ABC transporter ATP-binding protein; the encoded protein is MIDISVKKGLRDFVLDVDIQMPEGGTLVLLGENGAGKSSILNLVGGLMTPDTGHIRIGGETFVDTATRTCIPAESRGTGFVFQDYALFPHMTVAENIAYGLRIRHLPREEIEARIRELAGSLDLLGVCDEMVGSLSGGQRQRVALLRALAVEPKCLLLDEPFSALDIRTQVQMRQELKTLLAGAKIPVILVTHDLRDAIALGDRICLMEKGRIVLCGDADAILHEGKHPFIDQYFSAGSP
- a CDS encoding response regulator — its product is MIPVLYVDDDPFLLDVGKLYLERTGKSHIDIQESAPVALEIMKIRQYDVVLSDYQMAGMDGIMFLKEVRAAWLHFPFIIFTSRRREEIVIEALNCGADYYLQKGGEPKSQFAELSHVIMRAVERKRTNDTILHLNCLYAVLSRTNRAVIRIRDRKQLLEEVCRIAVDEGQFLMAWIGIVDPKTHEVRPVAACGYEEGYLSTVPISIDHIPKGMGRTGTAIRECRPMTSNDIPSDSRMEIYQGEAALRGYRSSASIPLVCNGEAIGAMRFYTSEFFFSMTVRSGFLRISWPISVLPWN
- a CDS encoding nitrogenase component 1, whose product is MVPDGNSGMVRQVNENQCQHCMPLGGIIAFRGIERAMALVHGSQGCSTYMRLTCVNHFNEPVDIASSSLNEKQTIHGGEANLKKALDNVRRVYAPSVIGVLTTCLAETMGEDLDRIIRDYQTVQETGCPDIIPVPTPSYSGSHTEGYWAATKAIITHFARPTEPHRRINVILPHISPADIREIKRIFAIMGLDCTFIPDYSLTLDRPFAGRYQKIPSGGTRTQEITPMPGAPLTIQFGATCPDNLSPGLWLEQEYGVPLATLPLPVGVGATDQLIALLEKVSGHPRPVALVNERGWLLDAMADAHKYNAEGRAVIYGEPELVYALARTCTENGLAPVVIATGTRTSRLTSCLEPLLMGLDEQPAVLEETDFAAIEAAALRAGANIAIGHSGGKFFTERHGIPVVRTGFPVHDRVGGQRILSIGYAGTIALLDRVTNTLLEEKHGSYRRSRYEETHRTELMEGI
- the modA gene encoding molybdate ABC transporter substrate-binding protein, encoding MTKDTTLISLAAGITILALLLATGCTSSGTAPAPEKNELTVFAAASLTGVMTDIAKAYEAVHPDRKIVLNFDGSQALRTQIEQGAHADLFLSANTKHMTALQGEGLIVNDSVKIFAKNKLALIVPKENRANITGLSDLAHPGIRLVMGTKEVPFGDYTRQTLGKMANDSAYGPGYRDAVMNNVVSEDPAVTALVAHIRVGEADAGIAYASDVSEGDRALITTLPIPDKYNVIAEYPLGIVQGSAVQDRASAFVQFIESPKGNAILTRYGFTPVVR
- a CDS encoding Fe-only nitrogenase accessory AnfO family protein, coding for MCVSEIAVIMGSDGRTIPLSEPGTIAVYRRVRGRWLIERSFPFALDTDGGLAGLRTKTGELMAFLGNCRILVAQSASGALFFGLEKAGCQIYEITGNPPEFLDVVWQEAKDELVEKAPLPAGADIPAPLEIAPGKYYISIRDIQGKRPEVSSKQVLRPFVQQGSFSELEIVCDHVPPWIVMDAEYRGFSLHSENLGPGEVRVRLTKISAGPCGC
- a CDS encoding ABC transporter permease, whose product is MTITLERICRRGNLPLRILITVFVVLAVSFICIPLAALLLRVPPEFLLASLQDPVVMDALFLSFITASISTGIVICFGTPVAYINARCQYPGKKIIDTITDLPVVLPPAVAGLALLMAFGRRGFIGQYLNLAGIDIAFTTIAVIMAQVFVASPFYIRQARTSFAGVNRVYEHAARTLGASPLTTFFSITVPLAMTGILSGAVMTFARALGEFGATIMFAGNLQGKTQTMPLAIYGAMQGSMEVSLVLAVMLVIISFAVIIAVKILTEKEEAGS